In Erigeron canadensis isolate Cc75 chromosome 1, C_canadensis_v1, whole genome shotgun sequence, a single window of DNA contains:
- the LOC122585839 gene encoding receptor protein kinase-like protein ZAR1, with the protein MVNLFINGLISFLIFINYATALTSDGLSLLTIKSAVDGGAAVFSDWNENDNTPCHWTGVTCANITGVSDPRVVGLALAGRNLRGYIPSELGNLKYLRRLNLHDNNFHGSIPDQIFNATSLHSLFLYGNNLSGEIPASLCNPQRLQNVDVSHNSLTGTVKKFLGNCRQLQRLILADNKLSGVFPSGVFPELANLVQLDLSSNSFTGSLPFDIGQLKSLSGTLNLSFNNFAGKLPESLGDLSLTVSFDLRHNNFTGEIPQTGSFTNQGPTAFLNNPGLCGFPLQKTCRESSPAGAPASQNLTPVNDDGESKKGLKPGLIILISVADAFGVALIGLIIVYLYWRKKDSNGCSCTCKGRFGGDQKSRFCTFPCVSGFPSTDSEAESEKGSGVSGGGVSGSGEGGELVAIDKGFSIELDELLRASAYVLGKSGLGIVYKVVLGNGIPVAVRRLGEGGEQRYKEFIAEVQAIGRVRHPNVVKLRAYYWAPDEKLLISDFISNGNLASALRGQASTILSWSTRLRISKGTARGLAYLHECSPRKFVHGDIKPSNILLDHEQQPHISDFGLNRLITITGNNPSSSGGFMGGALPYLKSTLPEKVNNYRAPEARISSNKPTQKWDVYSFGVVLLELLTGKSPEVSSPTTSTSTELPDLVKWVRKGFEEETPLSDMVDPMLLQEVHAKKEVLTVFHLALACTELDPEIRPRMKTVSDSLEKIRT; encoded by the exons ATGGTCAACCTTTTTATTAATGGGCTTATttcgtttttaatttttatcaattacgCCACCGCTTTAACCTCCGACGGCTTATCTTTACTCACTATCAAATCCGCCGTGGACGGCGGCGCCGCAGTTTTCTCCGACTGGAATGAAAATGACAACACCCCATGTCACTGGACCGGCGTCACGTGCGCCAACATTACCGGAGTATCTGACCCACGTGTCGTCGGACTTGCACTGGCCGGAAGAAACCTCCGGGGATACATCCCGTCGGAGCTCGGTAACTTAAAATATCTCCGGCGATTGAACTTACACGACAATAATTTCCATGGTTCAATCCCTGATCAAATCTTCAATGCGACGTCGCTTCACAGTTTATTTCTGTACGGAAACAATCTTTCCGGCGAAATTCCGGCGTCTCTTTGTAACCCCCAACGTCTCCAAAACGTCGACGTTTCTCATAATTCACTCACCGGAACAGTAAAAAAATTTCTGGGTAATTGCCGGCAGCTACAAAGACTCATTCTTGCCGACAATAAACTTTCCGGCGTTTTTCCGTCCGGCGTGTTCCCGGAGCTGGCGAATTTGGTTCAGCTTGATCTATCTTCGAATTCATTTACTGGGTCATTACCATTTGATATTGGGCAGCTAAAATCATTGTCAGGAACtttaaatttatcttttaacAATTTTGCCGGGAAGTTGCCGGAATCTTTAGGTGACTTGTCGTTGACTGTCAGCTTTGACCTCCGACATAACAACTTCACCGGAGAAATTCCTCAAACGGGTTCTTTTACAAATCAAGGTCCGACGGCATTTTTAAACAATCCGGGATTATGTGGGTTTCCTCTGCAAAAAACTTGCCGGGAAAGTAGTCCGGCGGGTGCTCCGGCGAGTCAAAATTTGACTCCGGTGAATGATGatggtgaaagtaaaaaaggGTTGAAACCGGGTTTGATAATATTAATATCGGTGGCAGATGCATTTGGAGTGGCTTTAATTGGATTaataatagtttatttatattggAGAAAAAAAGATAGTAATGGTTGTAGTTGTACTTGTAAAGGTAGATTTGGTGGGGATCAGAAATCAAGATTTTGTACTTTTCCATGTGTCAGTGGATTTCCCAGCACGGATTCCGAGGCAGAGTCCGAAAAAGGTAGCGGTGTTAGCGGTGGCGGTGTTAGCGGTAGTGGTGAGGGAGGAGAGCTTGTGGCTATTGATAAAGGGTTTAGTATCGAGCTGGATGAGTTGTTGAGAGCTTCGGCTTATGTGTTGGGGAAGAGCGGGTTAGGGATTGTGTATAAAGTAGTACTCGGGAATGGGATTCCGGTAGCGGTTAGACGGTTGGGTGAGGGCGGCGAACAGCGGTACAAGGAGTTCATTGCGGAGGTTCAAGCCATTGGGAGGGTTAGGCATCCGAATGTGGTCAAGTTACGAGCTTATTATTGGGCTCCTGACGAAAAACTACTGATTAGCGATTTCATTTCAAATGGCAACTTAGCCTCTGCATTGagag GTCAAGCGTCGACGATTCTTTCATGGTCAACGAGGCTAAGAATCTCGAAAGGAACTGCAAGAGGGTTAGCTTATCTACATGAATGCAGTCCTAGAAAGTTTGTTCATGGAGATATCAAGCCATCCAATATTCTCCTAGACCACGAGCAACAACCGCATATATCAGATTTTGGTTTAAACCGCCTTATCACCATCACCGGAAACAACCCATCGTCCTCAGGTGGCTTCATGGGTGGGGCCCTACCGTACTTAAAGTCAACCCTTCCTGAAAAAGTCAACAACTATCGAGCACCAGAAGCCCGAATTTCATCCAACAAGCCTACACAAAAATGGGATGTTTACTCTTTTGGTGTAGTGCTGCTCGAATTATTAACTGGAAAGTCACCAGAAGTTTCGTCTCcaacaacatcaacatcaactgagCTCCCTGATCTAGTGAAGTGGGTAAGGAAAGGGTTCGAGGAGGAAACCCCGTTATCAGATATGGTCGACCCAATGTTGCTTCAAGAAGTACACGCGAAAAAAGAGGTTTTGACAGTGTTTCATTTAGCACTCGCGTGTACTGAACTAGACCCTGAGATACGACCTCGAATGAAAACAGTATCGGACAGTCTTGAAAAGATTAGAACATAA
- the LOC122585617 gene encoding calcium-binding protein CML38-like: MSKISSDYKRVFDKFDEDRNGMVSPSELQRRIGLICQEEILVQDLEIVVETTLHQNNKGELGFEDFVKLMESEKEEEKLEDLKKAFRMYEMDGTDCITPKSLNRMLNRLGESISVDECVGMINRFDLNGDGVLNFDEFRAMMV, translated from the coding sequence ATGAGCAAAATATCAAGTGATTACAAGCGAGTATTTGATAAATTTGACGAAGACCGAAATGGCATGGTCTCTCCGTCAGAGTTGCAACGACGTATAGGATTAATATGCCAAGAAGAAATTTTAGTCCAAGACTTAGAAATTGTGGTTGAAACAACGTTGCATCAGAATAATAAAGGTGAGTTGGGGTTTGAAGATTTTGTTAAGTTGATGGAAAGTGAGAAAGAAGAGGAGAAGCTTGAGGACTTAAAGAAGGCGTTTAGAATGTACGAAATGGATGGAACCGATTGCATCACTCCAAAGAGCTTGAACCGGATGTTGAATCGGCTTGGTGAGTCCATAAGTGTGGATGAATGTGTTGGTATGATTAATCGGTTTGATCTTAATGGCGATGGTGTGCTTAACTTCGATGAATTTAGAGCTATGATGGTTTGA
- the LOC122585642 gene encoding proteasome subunit beta type-5-B-like has product MKLDFSGLESGAPLYGGSNDLMSDGFTDAPAFDLPVTSDFDGFQKNSIQMVKPAKGTTTLAFIFKDGVMVAADSRASMGGYISSQSVKKIIEINPYMLGTMAGGAADCQFWHRNLGIKCRLHELANKRRISVTGASKLLANILYSYRGMGLSVGTMIAGWDEKGPGLYYVDSEGGRLKGTKFSVGSGSPYAYGVLDSGYNYEMSITEAAELARRAIYHATFRDGASGGVASVYHVGPTGWTKLSGDDVGELHYSYYPVEPGVVEQEMTEAVSA; this is encoded by the exons ATGAAGCTTGACTTTAGTGGACTAGAATCGGGTGCACCACTATATGGAGGAAGTAACGACTTGATGTCTGACGGGTTTACTGATGCTCCTGCTTTTGACCTTCCGGTTACATCAGAC TTTGATGGATTCCAGAAGAATTCTATTCAAATGGTAAAGCCTGCAAAGGGAACGACAACCTTAGCTTTTATCTTTAAGGATGGTGTGATGGTTGCCGCTGATTCCCGAGCTAGCATGGGAGGCTATATCT CATCTCAATCTGTGAAGAAAATCATTGAAATTAATCCATATATGTTGGGCACAATGGCTGGTGGAGCTGCTGATTGCCAATTCTGGCATAGAAATCTTGGCATCAAG TGTCGTTTGCACGAGTTGGCAAACAAGAGAAGGATTTCAGTGACTGGTGCTTCAAAGTTGCTGGCAAATATCCTTTATTCTTACCGTGGAATGGGCTTGTCCGTCGGGACAATGATTGCAGGATGGGATGAGAAG GGCCCCGGTCTATATTATGTAGACAGTGAAGGAGGACGCCTTAAGGGCACAAAATTCTCAGTTGGGTCTGGTTCACCATATGCTTATGGCGTGTTAGATAGCGG GTACAACTATGAAATGTCTATCACTGAAGCTGCTGAATTGGCTAGGAGAGCCATATATCACGCAACATTCCGTGATGGTGCTAGTGGTGGTGTTGCTAGCG TTTATCATGTGGGACCAACTGGATGGACAAAGTTATCGGGTGATGATGTTGGTGAACTTCACTACTCATACTACCCCGTTGAACCAGGCGTTGTCGAACAAGAAATGACGGAAGCTGTATCTGCCTGA